TGGTGTTTTCTTGGAGAGAAATCTGAACGGATTAAAACAGCATCTCGAACAGAGAAATAATACGAACTATACGCGAGCTGAATTACAACAGATGAAAAGAATGTTTCAGGCCTTTCATAATGCTATAAACGAATTTGTTATTCGTTACGGGAACCATTTGGACGACGATCTTCTCAATTTGCTCTACCAAATACGGCATATATGCGAGTATCAGGTTTTCTATACAGGTGCCTTCTCATTAGAAAATGAATCGCCTGATGAAGTAGTTTGCATGGGGCAAGATATATCGAATGAGCCTATGAAGAATGTTTTAATATTGATTGAAAAGATAATGACTAAGATTAAAGACGGTACTGTACTCAAAACTGAACCGCTACCCATTTAGTGAAATGAAAAAATATCCGTCATATAAAGATTCGGGAATTGAGTGGATTGGACAAGTGCCAAAGGATTGGCAGGTTAATCGTTTGAAAACGGTTTGCACTTTTACCTATGGAGATTCTTTGACAAATGAGGATCGAGTTGAAGGCGGTATTCCGGTCTTTGGTTCAAATGGAATTGTCGGCTATCACAACAAAGCGATTACGCATAAGCCATGCATTGTCATTGGACGCAAAGGTTCATATGGTAAAGTTAATTTTTCACAAGCAGAGTGTTTCCCTATCGATACTACTTACTTTGTTGACGACCGTTCAGCAAAATGTGATTTGAAATGGCTTAATTATGTTTTGCCGCTTTTAGAGCTCGATAAGTTTTCTAAGGACACTGGGGTTCCGGGGCTTAATCGGGAAGATGCGCATGACAAAAGAGTGCCAGTGCCTGAAAATAATGTTCAAAAAGTTATTGCTGAATATCTCGACCGCAAGACCGCGCAGATTAATGACCTTATTGCTAAGAAAGAGCGGATGATTGAGCTTCTCAAGGAGGAGCGCACAGCGATTATCAATCAGGCGGTTACCAAAGGGCTTGATCCTAACGTGGAGATGAAAGATTCTAACACCGAATGGCTAGGAGAGATTCCGAAGCATTGGGAGGTGAAAAAACTAAAATATCTTGTTGATAAAGTTCAAACAGGAATAACGCCACCTTCAGAACGTACTGACTATTATGATGACGGTGACATTGATTGGTATACGCCAGGCGATTTTCAAGAGTCGATTCGGTTAAAAAATTCTTTTCGAAAAATCAATAGATTAGCTATCGAAGAAGGAGTTGCGAGAATATTCCCGCCGCTCTCTGTCTTATTAATCGGAATTGGAGCTACGTTGGGTAAAGTCGGTATCATTGAAAAGCTATCAAGTTCTAACCAGCAGATAAACGCTATAACATTTTCGGATAAATTCAATCCATTTTTTGGTGTTTACTATTTACAGGCAATAGCTGATACAGTCATAAGTCTTTCAAATGCTTCTACTCTCGCCATTCTGAATCAGACGCAGACGAAAGATATTCTTATGTTGGTGCCACCCTTAGAAGAACAAGGCAAGATTTTTAAATATATTCAATCGGTTGAGCTTAGACATTCCGAAATTGTTAATAAAGAACAAAAGCAGATAGATTTATTAAAAGAATATCGCACTGCTTTGATTTCCGAGGTAGTAACGGGTAAAGTAGATGTTCGGGAGTACGCCGCATGAGCTCAATTACAAACGAAAAAGCTTTTGAAGAAACCATTGAACGAAGCCTAATTGATCATGGAAGCTATGTTAAGGGCGACCCTGATAAATTCAATCGGGATCTTGCAATTGATCAAACAGTCTTGTTTCAGTTTATCAAGGATACTCAGAAGAATGTTTGGGATAGCTTGGCGGCTATTCATGGCGCTGAAGTAGAAAAGAAGTTTTTATATCGTCTTAATCAGGAATTAGATGCACGTGGAATGCTTGATTGTTTGCGTCATGGTATCATCGATTACGGTAAGAAGTTTGCCCTCGCCTATTTTAAACCTGTCAGCAAATTAAATCCCGAAACGCAAAAGCTTTATAATCAGAATATCCTCACTGTTACGCGTCAGGTTCATTACAGCACAAAAGACGAAAGCTCTATTGATATGCTTTTATCTGTAAATGGCCTTCCTGTGGCTACGATTGAGTTAAAAAACCCATTTACTGGCCAGGATGTTGATGATGCCAAGCGGCAATACAAATATGACCGCGATGAGCGGGAACTATTGTTTCAGTTTAAGCAGCGCGCCCTTGTCCATTTTGCCGTGGATACAGATGTTATTTATATGACTACGCGTCTCCAAGGGAGCAAGACAAAATACCTACCTTTTAATAAGGGCTATAACAAAGGTGCCGGAAATCCGCCAAATCCTAATGGGCATAAGACGGCATATTTATGGGAAGAGGTTTTAGTCAAAGATAGCTGGATGGATATTTTAAGCAGGTTTTTGCATTTAGAAGTAGAAGAAAAGGCTTTTGAGGGCAGGAAATTCAAAATTGAAACCATGATCTTCCCCCGTTATCACCAGCTTGATAGCGTTCGACAGCTTTCTATGGATGTAATTACACAGGGCGCCGGAAAGAATTATTTGATTCAGCATAGCGCAGGAAGCGGCAAGAGTAATTCAATCGCATGGCTTGCCTACCATTTGGCTGGCCTTCACGACAAAACCGATAAACGTATATTTGATTCAGTGATTGTGATTACCGACCGTGTTGTTCTTGATAAGCAGTTACAAGATACGATTTATCAATTTGAACATAAATCAGGAGTGGTTGAGAAGATTGATAAAGATTCCGCGCAATTAGCCCAGGCGCTTATCAGCGGAACGAACATTATTATTACTACGCTCCAAAAGTTTCCTTTTGTTTTGGACAAGGTTAGCGATCTTCCCAAGCGCAATTACGCCGTTATTGTTGATGAGGCGCATAGTTCGCAGGGCGGTGAATCCGCTAAGAAAATGAAAGATGTACTTTCTTCAGTTGATAGAGATGAGATTTCGCTTGATGGGACTGATGAAGAAGATGATATAGAAGATACCATTCGCGAATCTATGCTTAAACGGGGCCCCAGGCCGAATCTGAGCTTCTTTGGCTTTACGGCAACACCCAAGGCAAAAACACTGGAATTCTTTGGCCAAAAAGGCATAGATGGTAAACCTCAACCGTTTCATCTTTATTCCATGCGCCAAGCCATTGAGGAGAGGTTTATCCATGATGTCCTTGAGAATTACACTACCTATCAAACGTTTTTTCAACTATCCAAGAAGATTGAAGAAGATCCGAACGTAAACAAGAAAAAGGCTGCCCGTGCGATTGCGCGCTTTTTGACACTCCACCCCTATAACCTGGCTCAGAAAACCGAGGTTATGATTGAGCACTTCCGGCAGGTTACTATGAAAAAGATTGGCGGTAAGGCCAAGGCGATGGTGGTTACAGCTTCGCGCGAGCATGTGGTGCGATATAAGCATGAATTTGATAGATACCTGAAAGAGAAAGGATATAGAGATATTAAGGTTCTTGTCGCTTTCTCAGGGGTAGTTCTTTTGGATGGCATACCGCCAGAATATTCAGAAGAAAGCATGAATAAATATGTCGATAAAGATGGTAAAGAACGGCACATAAAAGAAAAAGAATTGCCGGAGAAATTCTCAACATCAGAATACCAGATATTGCTTGTTGCGGAGAAATATCAAACCGGGTACGATGAGCCGCTTTTGCACACTATGTATGTGGACAAGCGCCTTGATGGCGTTAAGGCTGTGCAGACCATGAGTCGTTTAAATCGAATCTGTCCGGGCAAAGAAGATACTTTCATCTTGGATTTTGTTAATAAGCGAGAGGATATTTTAGCGGCTTTTCAGCCATATTATGAGCAGACACAATTAAGCGATGTAACCGATCCGAACAAGCTTTATGATCTTAAGGCCAAGCTGGATTCGTTTAAGGTGATATACCAGTCAGATGTTGACGCTTTTTGCGCCGTATTCTTCAAAAATAAAGAATTACAGACAAAACGCGAGCATGCTCAATTAAATTCAATAGTAGATGTGGCGGTTGAGCGGTTTAAGGCAATAGAGAAAGACGAGCATAAAGAGGATTTTATCAATACACTGGGTGTTTTTGTCCGCCTGTATGCGTTTTTGGCGCAGATTATGCCGTTCCAAGATATTGAGCTTGAGAAATTCTACGCTTATTCTCGTCTTTTACTGAAGAAACTTCCGGGGTCTGACCGGGGTGAAAGATATCACCTCGGTGATGAGGTCGCGCTTGAGTATTACCGTTTGCAGAAAATAGCTGATGGCAAGATTCAATTGCAAAAGGGTTCAGGTGCGGCTATTGAGCCGATTTCAGAAGCTGGAACGAGAAAGGATAAAGAAGAATATGCTCACCTATCTGAAATAATCAAACTTCTCAATGAACGGTTTGGAACTGATTTTACCGAAGCCGATAAGCTATTCTTTGATCAGATTGAAGAAGAGATGGTTATGGATGAAAAACTTGGCGTCCAAGCCAAGACCAACACGATAGATAATTTCAAATACGGCTTTGAGGATGTGTTTATTGCAAAGCTTGTTGACCGGATGGATCAGAATCAGGATATCTTCAATAAGATTATGGATGACAAGGCTTTTGCGGTAGTTGTGAAGGATTATTTATTGAAGAAGGTCTATAAGCGATTAAATATTGAAGAAGATGTTGTAAGAGAAGCCGAATCGTTTTTGAGTGATTTGGTTCCCGATGATGAGATAACGCAAGATCAGAAAAAGTCGCATGTTCGAGTCTGCACTCTTCAAGCCGTAGCAACTTCATTTACTGAACAGCGAACGCCCGAAGTAATTGGCTGGAAACGCTTGGATGGCGTCTTTAAACTCAATAAAGATATGTTTATCGCTAAAGTCGTTGGCAAGTCGATGGAGCCGACTATTAAAGACGGCAGTTGGTGTTTATTCCGCCCGGATCAGGGCGGAAGTCGTAACGGTAAGATTGTATTAGTGGAATCGCGGCATATTACTGATCCCGAGACGATGAAAAGTTATACGATTAAGCGTTATTTTAGCGAAAAAGCGGTAACTGAAGATACGTTTCAACATGTAAAAATCATCTTACGCCCAGATAATAAAGATTTTCAAGATATCGTTTTGGAGAATGTTCAAGAGGGCGACTTCCACGTTGTAGCGGAGTTTGTGAAGGTGATTAGTTAAAGAAATTCGTTTAAAGAAAAATCGAGGGATATAATACTTATTTATTTTACAATTAAGTATTGCGTCTACGTAATTTTCCTTGAGA
This window of the Candidatus Omnitrophota bacterium genome carries:
- a CDS encoding restriction endonuclease subunit S produces the protein MKKYPSYKDSGIEWIGQVPKDWQVNRLKTVCTFTYGDSLTNEDRVEGGIPVFGSNGIVGYHNKAITHKPCIVIGRKGSYGKVNFSQAECFPIDTTYFVDDRSAKCDLKWLNYVLPLLELDKFSKDTGVPGLNREDAHDKRVPVPENNVQKVIAEYLDRKTAQINDLIAKKERMIELLKEERTAIINQAVTKGLDPNVEMKDSNTEWLGEIPKHWEVKKLKYLVDKVQTGITPPSERTDYYDDGDIDWYTPGDFQESIRLKNSFRKINRLAIEEGVARIFPPLSVLLIGIGATLGKVGIIEKLSSSNQQINAITFSDKFNPFFGVYYLQAIADTVISLSNASTLAILNQTQTKDILMLVPPLEEQGKIFKYIQSVELRHSEIVNKEQKQIDLLKEYRTALISEVVTGKVDVREYAA
- a CDS encoding DEAD/DEAH box helicase family protein, whose translation is MSSITNEKAFEETIERSLIDHGSYVKGDPDKFNRDLAIDQTVLFQFIKDTQKNVWDSLAAIHGAEVEKKFLYRLNQELDARGMLDCLRHGIIDYGKKFALAYFKPVSKLNPETQKLYNQNILTVTRQVHYSTKDESSIDMLLSVNGLPVATIELKNPFTGQDVDDAKRQYKYDRDERELLFQFKQRALVHFAVDTDVIYMTTRLQGSKTKYLPFNKGYNKGAGNPPNPNGHKTAYLWEEVLVKDSWMDILSRFLHLEVEEKAFEGRKFKIETMIFPRYHQLDSVRQLSMDVITQGAGKNYLIQHSAGSGKSNSIAWLAYHLAGLHDKTDKRIFDSVIVITDRVVLDKQLQDTIYQFEHKSGVVEKIDKDSAQLAQALISGTNIIITTLQKFPFVLDKVSDLPKRNYAVIVDEAHSSQGGESAKKMKDVLSSVDRDEISLDGTDEEDDIEDTIRESMLKRGPRPNLSFFGFTATPKAKTLEFFGQKGIDGKPQPFHLYSMRQAIEERFIHDVLENYTTYQTFFQLSKKIEEDPNVNKKKAARAIARFLTLHPYNLAQKTEVMIEHFRQVTMKKIGGKAKAMVVTASREHVVRYKHEFDRYLKEKGYRDIKVLVAFSGVVLLDGIPPEYSEESMNKYVDKDGKERHIKEKELPEKFSTSEYQILLVAEKYQTGYDEPLLHTMYVDKRLDGVKAVQTMSRLNRICPGKEDTFILDFVNKREDILAAFQPYYEQTQLSDVTDPNKLYDLKAKLDSFKVIYQSDVDAFCAVFFKNKELQTKREHAQLNSIVDVAVERFKAIEKDEHKEDFINTLGVFVRLYAFLAQIMPFQDIELEKFYAYSRLLLKKLPGSDRGERYHLGDEVALEYYRLQKIADGKIQLQKGSGAAIEPISEAGTRKDKEEYAHLSEIIKLLNERFGTDFTEADKLFFDQIEEEMVMDEKLGVQAKTNTIDNFKYGFEDVFIAKLVDRMDQNQDIFNKIMDDKAFAVVVKDYLLKKVYKRLNIEEDVVREAESFLSDLVPDDEITQDQKKSHVRVCTLQAVATSFTEQRTPEVIGWKRLDGVFKLNKDMFIAKVVGKSMEPTIKDGSWCLFRPDQGGSRNGKIVLVESRHITDPETMKSYTIKRYFSEKAVTEDTFQHVKIILRPDNKDFQDIVLENVQEGDFHVVAEFVKVIS